The Molothrus ater isolate BHLD 08-10-18 breed brown headed cowbird chromosome 6, BPBGC_Mater_1.1, whole genome shotgun sequence genome segment caccaCCACTTAGGCATAACTGCTAAATCCTCCCTAGTCCCAAGAGATTTCCCACTGCACTCACCTTTGGGTGACGCTGTAGGAACCTTGCTGCCTCCTCAAAGTACTCAAGTTTTAAGTCTTTCAAGATCCTAGGAAGATCTTCAAAGTCAAAATATGGCagagaaagagcagcaaaaccaTGAGTAGCCAGGAGACTGGATCTAAATTCAATCAAGCCTCCTTCATCACCATACATGTCAATCACTCCTGGAAAGGGACCATCCCCTATATTAAAGAGAAGAGTTACAGAGGAAAAGTTATCAAACAGGACACAAAAAACTATCTGGTGAAGAGTAAACAACAAAATGCTTAAGACATTTGCTATTAATAGTCATATAAGACATTAGCTATTAATAgtcattatttttccatttgcacAGCAGAGATTTAAGAGAACCAGTGCTATGTCCCTCTCCAGCTATTTCAAACTAAGAATAGGTCCAAGTCCTTACATTCCTGTAAAAATATATGAAGTTACAGgtttcactttttaaaacaaaaaataaaaaaatcaaccaacaaaaacccccaaacaaacaaacaaacacaacaaaaaataattaacagttctaaatgtatttttccatgGTCTTAACCTCCTGCCCTCAGACCAATCATACACCAAGTCAGCTATTTTCCCACAAAGTCACTTCTTAATTAGCAAAGTGCAAGCTCATGAGTAATGAGGCAAGAGCACTGAGCCCTTGAAGTAAATTCTACAAAACTTTCATAAACTCTGAAATAAACTGCATTGAGCAAAGCGCAACAAAGATAACCCATTGTTAAAACCAACTGGACTTACTTGCTCTCTCTCAAGCTCAGCACTGTAAACCttggcaggagagctgctcctgcagacatGACGAGACAGAAGGCCGAACTGAGAGCTGTGGGTGCGGCTGTGTATGCAGGATGATGTACAGATAAACGTGCACATACATGTGCACAGTCTGTCCCACCAAACTACACAAATAGTCAGAACCACAATTTTAAACAGCTGTGCTTTTGCAGCCAAGGTCATGTAAAATACCTGTATGCCAAGCCAGGAGATCTTAGGTTAAAAGGCTAAAGATGCTACTTAATGGAGCTTTAAAGACCCCAAGCAAGctaatttttttggttttttttcctctggccaCCAGATGTCACGTCTTATGTGTCCTGATCCAGCTCGCTACCACCATCTCAGTACAAAGAGGACACACTTGTTGCAAGAGTGTGTTAATTCTCTGACACTACTTGTATGTGCTAAAGAAAAGGTCTCTGGCATTTCAACAcactggagaaaaggaagttttcttccttttccttttagcaTGTCCTTCCTAGACATGTTAAATGGTGGAAACCTCCCAAATTAAAGCATTAAGAAGTCAGAAAGGGACTGAAACTTGCTTCTGGGTTCTTACTCGTTCAgttctgatctttttttttattgaagtTCAATATTCTACTTGAGAGAAAACAAGTTGGAATAAATTTATTATAATGCTATGGTCAGCAGTAACCTTTATTTAGCAGCAATCAGCCTATATGGCAAGAAAATACGTATTTAATCATCACTCCTACCTGGAAAGCTTTCTAGCAAGAGCATGTAATCAGAACATAGTCATAGATGAATGTGTTTCTCTCTCATGAAGACACCCTTTAACTTGCACAAGGATCCTGGACTGCTTCTTTGAGTGCCTACACATGCCCAAGTATATGGGTCCTGCAGAGCTCACTAAAAAGCAGGATAAAATGGGCTAGACAACTTTAccaacatttaaaaacaaacaaacctccaCATCTTTAACTCTTATTCCTAAATTGAGAAATTGCTTTCATATCAAAATTACATCATAAGCCCATTCGTCCTCTCACTTTTAATAAGAATGATAAGACTGGTTCACATTTAAGATTCctatctttaaaatattaacttttttttgtcCCTGGAGCAAAGAAGGGTATGGTCATAATGCTGTAACTGGATCCTCAATCATGAGGGATGGCAATATAATTTAAGCAATGATTCCAGACTTTTCAACACTGTTACAATGCCAGAGTTTCTAAAGGGGAAATTGCAGTTTCATCTTGCAGATGTCTGGATTCCCACTGAGCTCAGCAGAAATCAAACTCATCCTCTAAGGCAGGATAGATCAAAACAATGTCTCAGAGATGGAAAATCCAGCATGCTGACTAAACATCTGAAATTCAAAGTTCAatctctgttgtttttttcctcagtggaCTTTGGATCCGTATCTAAatggatgaaaaaaatcattggtTTGGAatgaaaatacttaaatacTTAATAACTATAGTGATACTTACAGGAGTTGCTGAACCAAGTAGTTTTAAATTATAGGTAATGTGGAGGGCAGCTCCAGTACCCACAACACTCGGGGAACTACAAGTTTAACTCATAGCTCAAGCATACAAACACAATCACTGGTGTAAGGTTTCATTTTCCAGCACCACTCACAGACCATCAGAATATCACACCTCATAAAGCACAACCATCTCATAAGCAGAATAGGCAGAACTTGATCATAAATCCATTTTGGTTTTATACCACAAAAGACCCAACTACTAACTGTAGTAACTCTGTAGGAACAGAGGTGagatacatatattttttaGAATTTCATCTGCCGCTCTGCTTCCTGGCTTGTGTTTCAAAGCGAAGAAGAATACCTTTTAAATTCAGTCCTACTTAGGGTAAAATTCTTGGGACATTCAGCACAGGCTCACACAATGAAGCGCATCAACTTTTCTGGATGTTAGATTCTGGTACTCCAGAGCAAACATAAAACCTACTGAAAAAccacaggctgagcacagcaacGAAGTAAACTCTACATCCCCTGTTCTCCTTTAGCTCCGGCCCGTCCCGCAAGAGCCGCCTCCCCGCGCCCGCCCTGCTCGGTGCCGCCGAGAAGAAGCAGGCGGGGCGGCCGCGCGAAAGCCGGGCCCTGTCGCGACAAGCACTTGGGATATCTTAAGAGTTCAGGGCCACCTGTCTGCAGGGCAGCGTTCGGCTGTTGGGGAATGAGGATTCCCCGGGTGACAGCCTCTGCAAGGGTTTATTTTACGAGATTTTCCTTGCTCTGGTCCGAGAAGGCGGGGGCTTCCCGCCGGCCTCGGAGCGAAGGTCTCGGGCCGGGGCACTCACCCGGCGGCAGGAAAAGAGAGCCCCTTACGACTCCTTCCTTCAGCCGGATCCTTCGCACGCCGGGGGCTGTGAACAACCTCTGCACCTCGGCCTTGGCCATCACAGGCCCGGGCATGGAGCCGGGCAGGCTGTGGCCCTGGTGGACCAACACCTCCACCTTCATCGGGGCGCTGGTGTTGCGGGGAACGAGCCGCTGGTACGGCCTCTCCATGCCGGCGGGGGCCAGGCTCCAAAAGAGCCCCATGGGCTCCACGCCGGTGTAGTCCCCGCCGTGGGAGGCGTCCGTGCCCAGGTGCAGCTCCCCGCGACTGTCCGCCCGGTAGTGCGCGCACGACTGGAAGAGGCAGCCGCGCTCATCGGCCGCCACCGCCCGCAGGGTCACCGGCTGCCCCGGGCTCAGCCCCGCCACCCGCGTCTCTACCCGCTCGTCCGCCGGCCCGGCGGCGGGGGACACGGCCAGGCTGGCAGCCCGTCGGGCCGGCGGGGTGCGCAGCAGGGCCCgcgccggggcggcggcggcagccaGCGCTCTCCACATGGCGGCGGCAGTGGCGGGTGCGCGGTGTGGCCGCGCCGCCCGCAATATCGGTACCGCGGCCGCCGCCCCTTCCAGGCGTCCCCAATAGAGAGCAGATCCCCTCCCCGCCCCCCAGCCCCGCAAGGCCGCCAGCCCCGGGCCGCTCCCGCCTCCCCCAAACCATCCAACTGACTGGAACAGCGAGCCGTGGGCATCGGTTAAAGTTTCACTTTAATCCATTACAAGTACAGTGGATACCAAACACACAAACGGGCCTGGCGCACAGACAACAGCAGAGGCCGCATGCGGGCTGCAGGCACCGCCGGGTACAACATGTTCGGCGACACAGTGCAACTGCCCCGGCAACTCCCGGCGTCTTCTCCTTCAACCCCACGCTCGGCTGCACAAAGTTACTGCCGATCCCGGCGGGGCTGGGCGCTCACCCGGCTGCGCAGAGAGCAGCGGGCGTGCAGTCGGAGCCCCGCTCCGCCACAGCGGGCCGGCCGCCTCAGGCCCCCTCCAGGCCGCCTCACGGAGCCGCCGCCGGGCTGTTCTCAGCAGCCCTTAGGAGCAGGCAGCTGAGACGGCATTTGGGGAATCTACAGGCAGGGAGCTCCGACAGTGCTGCGGATCTCCACAGCGACACCCAGCCGTGCTGAGGAGACAGCCGGAAGCGACTCCAGGATGACAACTAACAGGACCTGTTCTGTTGTTTCTTCACGCTTATGAACTCCCAATGACTATT includes the following:
- the LOC118687775 gene encoding acyl-coenzyme A thioesterase 5-like, with protein sequence MWRALAAAAAPARALLRTPPARRAASLAVSPAAGPADERVETRVAGLSPGQPVTLRAVAADERGCLFQSCAHYRADSRGELHLGTDASHGGDYTGVEPMGLFWSLAPAGMERPYQRLVPRNTSAPMKVEVLVHQGHSLPGSMPGPVMAKAEVQRLFTAPGVRRIRLKEGVVRGSLFLPPGDGPFPGVIDMYGDEGGLIEFRSSLLATHGFAALSLPYFDFEDLPRILKDLKLEYFEEAARFLQRHPKVKGPGVGVIGTGKGAELALSMITFLPEVVAAVSISGCSSNTVADLHYGETTLPGLHFDMEKVTISESGVFDVFEALDDPTNPANSSSVIPIEKAEGHFLLVVGEDDRMWKSSLYAELAIRRLRQHGKENFELLSYPGAGHRIDPPSTPFCQVAMDRVLGVPVLGGGESKAHAHAQEHSWGKIQEFLHLHLG